The following proteins are co-located in the Bacillus pumilus genome:
- a CDS encoding ABC-F family ATP-binding cassette domain-containing protein — protein sequence MMILQVNQLSKSFGADTVLTNIKLEVKAKDRIAIVGRNGAGKSTLLKIIAGQMSYEQGEIIKPKDLSIGYLAQHTDVTSTRTLKDELLSVFDHLKEMEQEMRTIEEKMASSTGSELDSLMKTYDRLQQEFKDQGGYQYEADVRSILHGLGFSHFEDDSTVQSLSGGQKTRLALGKLLLMKPELLILDEPTNHLDIDTLSWLEQYLQNYTGAILIVSHDRYFLDKVVNHVYEVSRTAMKKFAGNYSKYLELKAEQLERDMKLYEKQQEEISKLQDFVDRNLARASTTKRAQSRRKQLERMDRLDKPLGDEKSASFHFDITRQSGNDVLKVHDLDISYDEKTPLLSSLSFHIKREDSVALIGPNGIGKSTLLKTLTNALTPVKGDISFGSHVTIGYYDQEQAKLTSSKKVLNELWDDYPHMNEKEIRTCLGNFLFSGDDVLKPVHALSGGEKARLALAKLMLQKANFLILDEPTNHLDLDSKEILENALIDYPGTILFVSHDRYFINRLATKVFELSRAETKEYLGDYDYYLEKKNEQLELEALKDHEPSKKHAEKPVETTKLSYAEEKELKKKERQKQRRIEEIEERIAVIEEKLGENEQLLCDPAIFQDHEKVQAIQTENDALNQELESLFAEWEDLSES from the coding sequence ATGATGATTCTACAAGTGAATCAGCTGTCCAAATCGTTTGGCGCTGATACCGTTTTAACGAATATAAAATTGGAAGTCAAAGCAAAGGATCGTATTGCCATTGTTGGTCGTAACGGCGCAGGCAAATCCACGCTTTTAAAAATTATTGCCGGTCAAATGTCTTACGAGCAAGGTGAGATCATCAAACCGAAAGACCTATCAATCGGCTATTTAGCACAGCACACCGATGTGACGTCTACACGTACGTTAAAAGACGAATTATTATCGGTTTTTGATCATTTAAAAGAAATGGAACAAGAGATGAGAACCATTGAGGAAAAAATGGCTTCTTCCACAGGTTCAGAGCTGGATTCCCTGATGAAAACCTATGACAGGCTGCAGCAGGAATTTAAGGATCAAGGCGGCTATCAATATGAAGCAGATGTCCGCTCCATTCTTCATGGGCTCGGATTTAGTCATTTTGAAGATGACTCAACCGTCCAATCCTTAAGCGGCGGTCAGAAAACCCGTCTAGCGCTTGGAAAGCTATTATTAATGAAACCAGAACTCTTAATTCTGGACGAGCCGACCAACCATTTAGATATTGATACCTTATCATGGCTTGAGCAGTATTTGCAAAATTATACAGGAGCTATTCTCATCGTTTCCCATGACCGCTATTTCTTAGACAAAGTCGTCAACCATGTCTATGAAGTCTCAAGAACAGCAATGAAAAAGTTTGCAGGGAACTATAGTAAGTATCTTGAGCTGAAAGCGGAGCAGCTAGAGCGTGATATGAAGCTCTATGAAAAGCAGCAAGAAGAAATCTCAAAGCTCCAGGATTTCGTGGATCGCAACCTAGCAAGAGCCTCTACCACAAAGCGGGCTCAGAGCAGACGGAAGCAGCTGGAACGAATGGATCGTTTAGATAAGCCATTAGGTGATGAAAAATCCGCAAGCTTTCATTTTGATATTACGAGACAAAGCGGCAATGATGTGCTGAAGGTGCATGATCTCGATATTAGCTATGATGAAAAAACGCCGCTCCTATCCTCTCTTTCTTTTCATATCAAACGCGAGGATAGTGTGGCACTCATTGGTCCTAACGGAATTGGAAAATCAACACTTTTAAAAACCTTAACGAATGCATTAACACCTGTAAAAGGCGACATCAGCTTTGGGTCTCATGTCACCATCGGCTATTATGACCAAGAACAAGCCAAACTGACATCCTCCAAGAAAGTGCTAAATGAGCTTTGGGATGATTATCCTCATATGAATGAAAAAGAAATCCGGACATGTTTAGGCAACTTCCTTTTCTCCGGTGATGATGTCTTAAAGCCCGTTCATGCACTAAGTGGTGGAGAAAAAGCGCGTCTTGCGCTGGCGAAGCTGATGCTGCAAAAAGCCAATTTCCTCATTCTCGATGAACCGACTAACCACCTTGACTTAGATAGTAAGGAAATTTTAGAGAATGCGCTGATTGATTATCCAGGAACCATCTTATTTGTCTCTCATGACCGGTATTTTATCAACCGTCTGGCAACAAAAGTGTTCGAGCTGTCGCGAGCAGAAACAAAAGAATATCTTGGTGACTATGACTACTACCTTGAAAAGAAAAACGAACAATTAGAGCTTGAAGCGCTCAAAGATCACGAGCCGTCTAAAAAGCACGCAGAAAAACCAGTAGAAACAACCAAGCTTTCCTATGCTGAAGAAAAAGAACTGAAAAAGAAAGAAAGACAAAAACAGCGCAGAATCGAAGAAATTGAAGAGCGGATCGCCGTCATTGAAGAGAAGCTTGGTGAAAATGAACAGCTTTTATGTGATCCTGCTATTTTCCAAGATCACGAGAAGGTCCAAGCCATTCAAACAGAAAATGATGCGCTTAATCAAGAGCTCGAATCACTTTTTGCAGAGTGGGAAGACCTATCAGAATCTTAA